The proteins below are encoded in one region of Oreochromis niloticus isolate F11D_XX linkage group LG6, O_niloticus_UMD_NMBU, whole genome shotgun sequence:
- the LOC102080914 gene encoding ubiquitin carboxyl-terminal hydrolase 26-like isoform X2, with amino-acid sequence MFKLLFHRKKSNKQNVAEKEIPSTSQQSIPDASVAATPTNPENGKKKKKKRKWRHFFCCSSQTDSDSEAETTTVKTQKKSRWSLFKFWKRKRQAAPETTGEPDKISDSSTGKECGESSHQVKNTTEKIPADLSWDTLIMELLDQESGWEHVFNSGVCGGKTIENQTETTDCFGFPNIGNTCYMNSCLQSLLNIEDFIRDISRQEVLWSAVPEAQLLRRLTDIRDCHDSTDYGLKDHHLRSFKKAFSSQAPEYTGSAQKDAHEFLTLFLNEVKRLSPHLKRNAALLGQNYTCPVEDHHVFKMENMRTCKGCGHQSSQQEEFTSLSLDLVPEGSVEDMLETYLKEQEIEFRCDCGGTTSELKSSFDTLPRVLILHLKRFGFTQTYEIQKVDDPVRLQRDLVVPSNQGGGCYSLVSIISHYGGTESGHYICNSVHPEESPYSTSDNWLTYNDAQVLHTTGSAACEEQQNSAYILFYKRNF; translated from the exons ATGtttaaacttctttttcacAGAAAG aaatcaaacaaacaaaacgtgGCAGAGAAGGAAATTCCTTCTACGTCTCAACAGAG CATCCCGGATGCTTCTGTTGCTGCCACACCAACTAACCCTGAAAAtggtaaaaagaagaagaagaagagaaaatggaGGCACTTCTTCTGCTGTTCCTCG CAAACTGACAGCGATTCAGAGGCAGAGACCACCACtgtaaagacacaaaaaaagtCTCGCTGGTCTCTTTTTAAATTCTGGAAG AGAAAAAGGCAGGCTGCTCCTGAAACGACAGGGGAACCTGATAAAATCAGTGACAG CAGCACAGGTAAGGAATGTGGTGAAAGCTCCCATCAGGTAAAAAACACCACTGAAAAGATCCCAGCAGACCTGAGTTGGGACACTTTGATTATGGAGCTTCTGGACCAAGAGAGTGGATGGGAGCATGTGTTTAACAG TGGAGTCTGCGGTGGAAAAACAATAGAAAATCAAACTGAGACTACAGACTGCTTCGG gTTTCCAAACATCGGAAACACCTGCTACATGAACTCCTGCCTGCAGAGCCTCCTCAACATTGAGGACTTCATTAGAGACATCAGCCGTCAGGAGGTTTTGTGGAGCGCAGTCCCAGAAGCTCAGCTCTTAAG AAGGCTCACTGACATCAGGGACTGTCATGACTCAACAGATTATGGCCTTAAAGATCACCACCTGAGATCTTTTAAGAAGGCATTCAGCAGTCAAGCTCCTGAATACACAGGCAGTGCACAGAAA GATGCTCATGAATTCCTAACATTGTTCCTCAATGAGGTCAAAAGGCTCTCACCTCACCTGAAGAGGAACGCAGCTCTCCTGGGCCAAAATTATACCTGCCCAGTAGAAGACCATCACGTTTTCAAAATGGAAAACATGAGGACATGCAAGGG CTGCGGTCACCAATCATCACAGCAAGAGGAATTCACCAGCTTGTCTCTTGACCTGGTTCCAGAGGGGTCTGTTGAGGACATGCTAGAGACATACTTGAAG GAACAAGAAATAGAATTTCGCTGTGATTGTGGAGGGACGACCTCAGAACTGAAGTCATCTTTTGATACACTGCCAAG AGTTCTCATCTTGCACCTGAAGAGGTTTGGCTTTACACAAACCTATGAGATTCAGAAGGTGGATGACCCCGTCAGGCTGCAGAGGGACTTGGTGGTGCCATCCAATCAG GGTGGTGGCTGTTACAGTCTTGTCAGCATCATCAGTCATTATGGAGGCACAGAATCAG GACACTACATCTGTAATTCTGTCCATCCCGAGGAGAGTCCATACTCTACATCGGATAATTGGCTCACCTATAATGACGCACAGGTGCTCCACACAACTGGATCTGCAGCTTGTGAAGAACAGCAGAACTCGGCCTACATCCTGTTTTACAAGAGAAAC TTCTGA
- the LOC109202509 gene encoding ubiquitin carboxyl-terminal hydrolase 29-like yields the protein MELLDQESGWEHVFNSGVCGGKTIENQTETTDCFGFPNIGNTCYMNSCLQSLLNIEDFIRDISRQEVLWSAVPEAQLLRRLTDIRDCHDSTDYGLKDHHLRSFKKAFSSQAPEYTGSAQKDAHEFLTLFLNEVKRLSLT from the exons ATGGAGCTTCTGGACCAAGAGAGTGGATGGGAGCATGTGTTTAACAG TGGAGTCTGCGGTGGAAAAACAATAGAAAATCAAACTGAGACTACAGACTGCTTCGG gTTTCCAAACATCGGAAACACCTGCTACATGAACTCCTGCCTGCAGAGCCTCCTCAACATTGAGGACTTCATTAGAGACATCAGCCGTCAGGAGGTTTTGTGGAGCGCAGTCCCAGAAGCTCAGCTCTTAAG AAGGCTCACTGACATCAGGGACTGTCATGACTCAACAGATTATGGCCTTAAAGATCACCACCTGAGATCTTTTAAGAAGGCATTCAGCAGTCAAGCTCCTGAATACACAGGCAGTGCACAGAAA GATGCTCATGAATTCCTAACATTGTTCCTCAATGAGGTCAAAAGGCTCTCCCTCACCTGA
- the LOC102080914 gene encoding ubiquitin carboxyl-terminal hydrolase 26-like isoform X1 — protein sequence MFKLLFHRKKSNKQNVAEKEIPSTSQQSIPDASVAATPTNPENGKKKKKKRKWRHFFCCSSQTDSDSEAETTTVKTQKKSRWSLFKFWKRKRQAAPETTGEPDKISDSSTGKECGESSHQVKNTTEKIPADLSWDTLIMELLDQESGWEHVFNSSGVCGGKTIENQTETTDCFGFPNIGNTCYMNSCLQSLLNIEDFIRDISRQEVLWSAVPEAQLLRRLTDIRDCHDSTDYGLKDHHLRSFKKAFSSQAPEYTGSAQKDAHEFLTLFLNEVKRLSPHLKRNAALLGQNYTCPVEDHHVFKMENMRTCKGCGHQSSQQEEFTSLSLDLVPEGSVEDMLETYLKEQEIEFRCDCGGTTSELKSSFDTLPRVLILHLKRFGFTQTYEIQKVDDPVRLQRDLVVPSNQGGGCYSLVSIISHYGGTESGHYICNSVHPEESPYSTSDNWLTYNDAQVLHTTGSAACEEQQNSAYILFYKRNF from the exons ATGtttaaacttctttttcacAGAAAG aaatcaaacaaacaaaacgtgGCAGAGAAGGAAATTCCTTCTACGTCTCAACAGAG CATCCCGGATGCTTCTGTTGCTGCCACACCAACTAACCCTGAAAAtggtaaaaagaagaagaagaagagaaaatggaGGCACTTCTTCTGCTGTTCCTCG CAAACTGACAGCGATTCAGAGGCAGAGACCACCACtgtaaagacacaaaaaaagtCTCGCTGGTCTCTTTTTAAATTCTGGAAG AGAAAAAGGCAGGCTGCTCCTGAAACGACAGGGGAACCTGATAAAATCAGTGACAG CAGCACAGGTAAGGAATGTGGTGAAAGCTCCCATCAGGTAAAAAACACCACTGAAAAGATCCCAGCAGACCTGAGTTGGGACACTTTGATTATGGAGCTTCTGGACCAAGAGAGTGGATGGGAGCATGTGTTTAACAG CAGTGGAGTCTGCGGTGGAAAAACAATAGAAAATCAAACTGAGACTACAGACTGCTTCGG gTTTCCAAACATCGGAAACACCTGCTACATGAACTCCTGCCTGCAGAGCCTCCTCAACATTGAGGACTTCATTAGAGACATCAGCCGTCAGGAGGTTTTGTGGAGCGCAGTCCCAGAAGCTCAGCTCTTAAG AAGGCTCACTGACATCAGGGACTGTCATGACTCAACAGATTATGGCCTTAAAGATCACCACCTGAGATCTTTTAAGAAGGCATTCAGCAGTCAAGCTCCTGAATACACAGGCAGTGCACAGAAA GATGCTCATGAATTCCTAACATTGTTCCTCAATGAGGTCAAAAGGCTCTCACCTCACCTGAAGAGGAACGCAGCTCTCCTGGGCCAAAATTATACCTGCCCAGTAGAAGACCATCACGTTTTCAAAATGGAAAACATGAGGACATGCAAGGG CTGCGGTCACCAATCATCACAGCAAGAGGAATTCACCAGCTTGTCTCTTGACCTGGTTCCAGAGGGGTCTGTTGAGGACATGCTAGAGACATACTTGAAG GAACAAGAAATAGAATTTCGCTGTGATTGTGGAGGGACGACCTCAGAACTGAAGTCATCTTTTGATACACTGCCAAG AGTTCTCATCTTGCACCTGAAGAGGTTTGGCTTTACACAAACCTATGAGATTCAGAAGGTGGATGACCCCGTCAGGCTGCAGAGGGACTTGGTGGTGCCATCCAATCAG GGTGGTGGCTGTTACAGTCTTGTCAGCATCATCAGTCATTATGGAGGCACAGAATCAG GACACTACATCTGTAATTCTGTCCATCCCGAGGAGAGTCCATACTCTACATCGGATAATTGGCTCACCTATAATGACGCACAGGTGCTCCACACAACTGGATCTGCAGCTTGTGAAGAACAGCAGAACTCGGCCTACATCCTGTTTTACAAGAGAAAC TTCTGA
- the LOC102080914 gene encoding ubiquitin carboxyl-terminal hydrolase 26-like isoform X3: protein MFKLLFHRKKSNKQNVAEKEIPSTSQQSIPDASVAATPTNPENGKKKKKKRKWRHFFCCSSQTDSDSEAETTTVKTQKKSRWSLFKFWKRKRQAAPETTGEPDKISDSTGKECGESSHQVKNTTEKIPADLSWDTLIMELLDQESGWEHVFNSSGVCGGKTIENQTETTDCFGFPNIGNTCYMNSCLQSLLNIEDFIRDISRQEVLWSAVPEAQLLRRLTDIRDCHDSTDYGLKDHHLRSFKKAFSSQAPEYTGSAQKDAHEFLTLFLNEVKRLSPHLKRNAALLGQNYTCPVEDHHVFKMENMRTCKGCGHQSSQQEEFTSLSLDLVPEGSVEDMLETYLKEQEIEFRCDCGGTTSELKSSFDTLPRVLILHLKRFGFTQTYEIQKVDDPVRLQRDLVVPSNQGGGCYSLVSIISHYGGTESGHYICNSVHPEESPYSTSDNWLTYNDAQVLHTTGSAACEEQQNSAYILFYKRNF, encoded by the exons ATGtttaaacttctttttcacAGAAAG aaatcaaacaaacaaaacgtgGCAGAGAAGGAAATTCCTTCTACGTCTCAACAGAG CATCCCGGATGCTTCTGTTGCTGCCACACCAACTAACCCTGAAAAtggtaaaaagaagaagaagaagagaaaatggaGGCACTTCTTCTGCTGTTCCTCG CAAACTGACAGCGATTCAGAGGCAGAGACCACCACtgtaaagacacaaaaaaagtCTCGCTGGTCTCTTTTTAAATTCTGGAAG AGAAAAAGGCAGGCTGCTCCTGAAACGACAGGGGAACCTGATAAAATCAGTGACAG CACAGGTAAGGAATGTGGTGAAAGCTCCCATCAGGTAAAAAACACCACTGAAAAGATCCCAGCAGACCTGAGTTGGGACACTTTGATTATGGAGCTTCTGGACCAAGAGAGTGGATGGGAGCATGTGTTTAACAG CAGTGGAGTCTGCGGTGGAAAAACAATAGAAAATCAAACTGAGACTACAGACTGCTTCGG gTTTCCAAACATCGGAAACACCTGCTACATGAACTCCTGCCTGCAGAGCCTCCTCAACATTGAGGACTTCATTAGAGACATCAGCCGTCAGGAGGTTTTGTGGAGCGCAGTCCCAGAAGCTCAGCTCTTAAG AAGGCTCACTGACATCAGGGACTGTCATGACTCAACAGATTATGGCCTTAAAGATCACCACCTGAGATCTTTTAAGAAGGCATTCAGCAGTCAAGCTCCTGAATACACAGGCAGTGCACAGAAA GATGCTCATGAATTCCTAACATTGTTCCTCAATGAGGTCAAAAGGCTCTCACCTCACCTGAAGAGGAACGCAGCTCTCCTGGGCCAAAATTATACCTGCCCAGTAGAAGACCATCACGTTTTCAAAATGGAAAACATGAGGACATGCAAGGG CTGCGGTCACCAATCATCACAGCAAGAGGAATTCACCAGCTTGTCTCTTGACCTGGTTCCAGAGGGGTCTGTTGAGGACATGCTAGAGACATACTTGAAG GAACAAGAAATAGAATTTCGCTGTGATTGTGGAGGGACGACCTCAGAACTGAAGTCATCTTTTGATACACTGCCAAG AGTTCTCATCTTGCACCTGAAGAGGTTTGGCTTTACACAAACCTATGAGATTCAGAAGGTGGATGACCCCGTCAGGCTGCAGAGGGACTTGGTGGTGCCATCCAATCAG GGTGGTGGCTGTTACAGTCTTGTCAGCATCATCAGTCATTATGGAGGCACAGAATCAG GACACTACATCTGTAATTCTGTCCATCCCGAGGAGAGTCCATACTCTACATCGGATAATTGGCTCACCTATAATGACGCACAGGTGCTCCACACAACTGGATCTGCAGCTTGTGAAGAACAGCAGAACTCGGCCTACATCCTGTTTTACAAGAGAAAC TTCTGA
- the LOC109202437 gene encoding ubiquitin carboxyl-terminal hydrolase 37-like isoform X2, with product MENMRTCKGCGHQSSQQEEFTSLSLDLVPEGSVEDMLETYLKEQEIEFRCDCGGTTSELKSSFDTLPRVLILHLKRFGFTQTYEIQKVDDPVRLQRDLVVPSNQGGGCYSLVSIISHYGGTESGHYICNSVHPEESPYSTSDNWLTYNDAQVLHTTGSAACEEQQNSAYILFYKRNF from the exons ATGGAAAACATGAGGACATGCAAGGG CTGCGGTCACCAATCATCACAGCAAGAGGAATTCACCAGCTTGTCTCTTGACCTGGTTCCAGAGGGGTCTGTTGAGGACATGTTAGAGACATACTTGAAG GAACAAGAAATAGAATTTCGCTGTGATTGTGGAGGGACGACCTCAGAACTGAAGTCATCTTTTGATACACTGCCAAG AGTTCTCATCTTGCACCTGAAGAGGTTTGGCTTTACACAAACCTATGAGATTCAGAAGGTGGATGACCCCGTCAGGCTGCAGAGGGACTTGGTGGTGCCATCCAATCAG GGTGGTGGCTGTTACAGTCTTGTCAGCATCATCAGTCATTATGGAGGCACAGAATCAG GACACTACATCTGTAATTCTGTCCATCCCGAGGAGAGTCCATACTCTACATCGGATAATTGGCTCACCTATAATGACGCACAGGTGCTCCACACAACTGGATCTGCAGCTTGTGAAGAACAGCAGAACTCGGCCTACATCCTGTTTTACAAGAGAAAC TTCTGA
- the LOC109202437 gene encoding ubiquitin carboxyl-terminal hydrolase 37-like isoform X1 has protein sequence MENMRTCKGCGHQSSQQEEFTSLSLDLVPEGSVEDMLETYLKEQEIEFRCDCGGTTSELKSSFDTLPRVLILHLKRFGFTQTYEIQKVDDPVRLQRDLVVPSNQGGGCYSLVSIISHYGGTESGHYICNSVHPEESPYSTSDNWLTYNDAQVLHTTGSAACEEQQNSAYILFYKRNTPFSFIVSSLTTAVELDGG, from the exons ATGGAAAACATGAGGACATGCAAGGG CTGCGGTCACCAATCATCACAGCAAGAGGAATTCACCAGCTTGTCTCTTGACCTGGTTCCAGAGGGGTCTGTTGAGGACATGTTAGAGACATACTTGAAG GAACAAGAAATAGAATTTCGCTGTGATTGTGGAGGGACGACCTCAGAACTGAAGTCATCTTTTGATACACTGCCAAG AGTTCTCATCTTGCACCTGAAGAGGTTTGGCTTTACACAAACCTATGAGATTCAGAAGGTGGATGACCCCGTCAGGCTGCAGAGGGACTTGGTGGTGCCATCCAATCAG GGTGGTGGCTGTTACAGTCTTGTCAGCATCATCAGTCATTATGGAGGCACAGAATCAG GACACTACATCTGTAATTCTGTCCATCCCGAGGAGAGTCCATACTCTACATCGGATAATTGGCTCACCTATAATGACGCACAGGTGCTCCACACAACTGGATCTGCAGCTTGTGAAGAACAGCAGAACTCGGCCTACATCCTGTTTTACAAGAGAAAC ACACCCTTCAGTTTCATCGTATCATCCCTAACAACAGCTGTAGAGTTGGATGGAGGATGA